In a single window of the Drosophila albomicans strain 15112-1751.03 chromosome 3, ASM965048v2, whole genome shotgun sequence genome:
- the LOC117567892 gene encoding serine incorporator 1 isoform X2, translating into MGAALGLCSAAQCALCCTGTAASMCCSACPTCKNSSSSRFMYAFMLLIGTVLGAIALSPGLQDTLKKLPFCVNSTSTYSAKALGGLSGGSLQVDCEFALGYMAVYRLCFGLACFFTLMALIMLGVKSSRDPRSHIQNEFWPLKFLICFGASIAAIFIPDGSFGPAMMWVGLIGGLAFILVQLVIIVDFAHSVAENWIENAENNRGYYYALAGVTLLGYIASLTGITLLYIYFTTSSGCGINKFFISINLIFCLIISVLSVLPAVQERLPHSGLLQSSLVTLYTVYLTWSAVANNPERACNPGMFGVIENVTTTLAPPTHKSKVTFDTTNIIGLVVWLLCILYNCFSSAVEVSKINHDSSEKREALSDTETGNVEGGGKKETDNETEGVSYNWTAFHTVLVCASLYVMMTLTNWYKPNSDIALFNTNEASMWVKIVSSWLGIFIYGWSLVAPIVLSNRDFS; encoded by the exons atggGCGCTGCATTGGGCCTTTGTTCGGCGGCACAG tgTGCCTTGTGCTGCACGGGAACGGCAGCAAGCATGTGCTGCTCCGCTTGCCCCACCTGCAAGAACTCTTCCTCTTCGCGCTTCATGTACGCCTTCATGCTGTTGATAGGCACTGTGCTGGGCGCCATTGCGCTGTCGCCTGGACTGCAGGACACTTTAAAGAAGCTTCCATTTTGCGTAAATTCCACATCAACGTATTCGGCGAAGGCACTTGGCGGACTCTCGGGAGGCTCACTGCAAGTTGACTGCGAGTTCGCCTTGGGTTACATGGCTGTGTATCGTTTATGCTTTGGTCTTGCTTGCTTCTTCACCTTGATGGCTTTGATAATGTTGGGCGTGAAGAGTTCACGTGATCCTCGATCTCATATACAAAACGAGTTTTGGCCTTTGAAATTCTTGATCTGCTTTGGTGCCTCGATTGCTGCGATCTTCATTCCGGATGGTTCTTTTGGGCCGGCCATGATGTGGGTGGGTCTCATCGGTGGATTGGCCTTCATCCTGGTGCAGCTGGTCATCATTGTGGACTTTGCGCACAGCGTTGCTGAGAACTGGATTG AGAATGCTGAGAACAATCGTGGCTACTATTATGCCTTGGCTGGCGTCACTTTGCTGGGTTACATCGCTTCCCTCACAGGCATCACACTGCTCTACATCTACTTTACCACA TCGAGTGGCTGTGGCATCAACAAGTTCTTCATCTCCATCAATTTGATCTTCTGCCTGATCATCAGCGTGCTCTCAGTGCTTCCAGCAGTGCAGGAGCGTCTTCCTCACTCGGGATTACTTCAAAGCTCTTTGGTTACTCTTTACACTGTCTACTTGACCTGGTCCGCTGTGGCCAACAATCCGG aGAGGGCTTGCAATCCTGGCATGTTTGGGGTGATTGAAAATGTGACCACAACTTTGGCGCCGCCTACACACAAATCCAAGGTTACTTTTGATACGACCAACATCATTGGCCTCGTTGTTTGGCTGCTTTGCATACTCTACAATTGCTTTAGCTCCGCCGTGGAAGTCTCGAAGATCAATCATGACAGCAGCGAAAAGCGTG AAGCTCTATCAGACACAGAGACGGGCAACGTCGAGGGCGGAGGCAAGAAGGAGACGGACAATGAAACCGAAGGCGTCTCCTACAACTGGACTGCATTCCACACTGTGCTCGTTTGTG CTTCTCTTTACGTGATGATGACGCTGACCAATTGGTACAAACCCAACTCGGACATTGCGCTGTTCAACACCAACGAGGCATCGATGTGGGTCAAGATCGTGTCCAGCTGGTTGGGCATCTTCATCTACGGTTGGAGTTTGGTTGCACCCATTGTGCTCTCCAATCGCGACTTTAGTTAA
- the LOC117567890 gene encoding tyrosine--tRNA ligase, cytoplasmic, producing the protein MQFSSSFVGQRFHIACNRSIRIIIIKMVGTTLSAEQKKQLITRNLQETLGEDKLNKVLQERDLKIYWGTATTGKPHVAYFVPMSKIADFLKAGCEVTILFADLHAYLDNMKAPWSLLELRTQYYEQVIKAMLSSIGVPLDKLKFVKGSDYQLSKEYTLDVYKLSSLVTIHDAKKAGAEVVKQVEYPLLSGLLYPGLQGLDEEYLKVDAQFGGVDQRKIFTFSEKYLPQLGYEKRIHFMNPMVPGLAGGKMSSSEEDSKIDLLDSPANVKKKLKKAFCEPGNIADNGLLSFVKHVLFSLFKEGEGFEINRPADNGGDATFLKYEELEQYYADNKLHPGDLKAAVEKYINRLLDPIRKAFETPELQKLTAAAYPPPAKVKANAPAAAAAAGDEDAPHRLDIRVGKVLEVSRHPDADTLYVLKIDLAEAQPRTIISGLVKFVTVEELDQRLVAVLCNLKPSKMRGILSEGMVLCTSNADHTVVEPIVVPSKAAAGSRLAFEGYSGTPDEQLNPKKKVWEKLSVDLKTNADGVAVWKNNFLLTTDGEQLTSKLANCAIK; encoded by the exons ATGCAGTTCTCTTCCTCTTTCGTCGGCCAACGATTTCACATAGCCTGCAACAGAAGCATTCGAATAATCATCATCAAAATGGTTGGAACCACTTTAAGCGCTGAGCAAAAGAAACAGCTCATTACGCGCAACCTGCAGGAAACGCTGGGCGAGGATAAACTCAACAAGGTGCTGCAGGAGCGCGATCTGAAAATCTACTGgggcacagcaacaacaggcaaACCACATGTCGCCTACTTTGTGCCCATGTCCAAGATTGCCGACTTCCTCAAGGCTGGCTGTGAGGTGACCATTCTGTTTGCCGATCTGCATGCCTATCTGGATAACATGAAGGCACCATGGTCGCTGTTGGAGCTGCGCACACAGTATTACGAACAGGTGATCAAAGCCATGTTGAGCTCCATTGGAGTGCCGCTGGATAAGCTCAAGTTTGTCAAGGGCAGCGACTACCAGTTGTCCAAGGAGTACACACTCGATGTCTACAAACTCAGCTCGCTGGTGACTATTCACGATGCCAAGAAAGCCGGCGCCGAAGTCGTTAAGCAGGTGGAATATCCGCTGCTCTCGGGTTTGTTGTACCCAGGATTGCAGGGCTTGGATGAGGAGTACCTGAAGGTGGATGCACAGTTTGGTGGCGTGGATCAGCGCAAGATCTTCACATTCTCCGAGAAGTATTTGCCACAGCTGGGATACGAGAAACGCATTCACTTTATGAATCCCATGG TACCTGGCTTGGCGGGTGGCAAGATGTCTTCGTCGGAGGAGGACTCTAAAATCGATCTGCTCGATTCGCCCGCAAATGTCAAGAAGAAGCTGAAGAAGGCGTTCTGTGAACCCGGAAACATTGCTGACAATGGTCTGCTGTCCTTTGTGAAGCATGTGCTCTTCTCGCTCTTCAAGGAAGGCGAAGGCTTTGAGATCAATCGTCCAGCTGACAACGGTGGTGATGCCACATTCCTCAAGTACGAGGAACTGGAGCAATACTACGCAGACAACAAACTGCATCCTGGCGATCTGAAGGCAGCTGTGGAGAAGTACATCAATCGTTTGCTGGATCCCATTCGTAAGGCATTCGAGACGCCTGAGTTGCA AAaactgactgctgctgcttatccACCACCAGCTAAGGTGAAAGCGAACgcgccagctgctgctgctgctgctggtgatgaAGATGCGCCACATCGTCTGGACATACGTGTGGGCAAAGTGCTTGAGGTGTCGCGTCATCCAGATGCCGATACGCTCTATGTGCTGAAGATTGATTTGGCGGAGGCACAACCTCGCACCATCATCAGCGGTCTGGTGAAGTTTGTTACCGTGGAGGAGCTGGATCAGCGTCTGGTCGCTGTGCTCTGCAATCTGAAGCCTTCCAAGATGCGTGGCATCCTATCCGAGGGCATGGTGTTGTGCACATCCAA CGCTGATCACACCGTCGTGGAACCCATTGTGGTTCCATCCAAGGCTGCGGCTGGCAGTCGTCTAGCTTTTGAGGGCTACAGCGGCACACCCGATGAGCAGCTGAATCCCAAGAAGAAGGTTTGGGAGAAACTGTCCGTCGATTTGAAAACTAATGCCGATGGTGTTGCCGTCTGGAAGAACAACTTTTTGCTGACTACGGATGGAGAGCAGCTAACCAGCAAATTGGCCAATTGCGCGATTAAATAA
- the LOC117567891 gene encoding probable glutamate--tRNA ligase, mitochondrial, with translation MLNVQRTTLLRPCLCAIQRRHHSEVRVRFAPSPTGQLHLGGLRTALYNYLFARHAGGKFLLRIEDTDQTRLVPGASERLIEDLRWAGIEIDEGPDCGGEHGPYIQSQRTQLYSDAVARLLANGSAYRCFCTERRLELLRKEALRTRQVPRYDNKCRHLTEEQLQPLLAKQTPHCIRFKLTSHETPLQDLIYGSVQHNVSETEGDPVIMKSDQFPTYHLANVVDDHHMGITHVLRGVEWQISTTKHLLLYNAFGWQPPQFGHLPLLVNADGTKLSKRQGDIGIAQFRERGYFPTALMNYISSAGGGFEHRAHAKLQLLSLSELAKEFRLELVNSHPSRLNAQLLNDYNQLEIKQRLTTQQSREQLVKHVQQLVKQTYSTHSHLDLAESHIVDVLNWAAQRLTLIQDLTSSKLSFLWVKPNQFELKDLTAKQLQQLMLQLQDLKQFEKDQLNDTLKNFAKSKALKFPALMKTLRGALSGLQEGPGVAEMMEILGKAVVLERLEECMKKATQVESTRVQQL, from the exons ATGCTAAATGTGCAACGCACCACACTGTTGAGGCCGTGCTTATGTGCCATCCAACGTCGCCACCATAGTGAAGTGCGTGTTCGCTTCGCTCCCAGCCCCACTGGGCAGCTGCATCTTGGCGGCTTGCGCACAGCGCtctacaattatttatttgcccgGCATGCGGGCGGCAAATTCCTGCTCCGCATCGAGGATACGGATCAAACACGCCTGGTGCCCGGTGCCAGCGAAAGACTGATCGAAGACTTGCGCTGGGCAGGCATTGAAATAGATGAGGGCCCAGATTGCGGTGGAGAACATGGACCCTATATACAAAGCCAGCGCACGCAGCTTTACAG CGATGCGGTAGCACGCCTGCTGGCCAATGGCAGCGCCTATCGCTGCTTCTGCACCGAACGCCGACTGGAGCTGTTACGCAAGGAAGCGCTGCGCACTCGTCAAGTGCCGCGCTACGACAACAAGTGTCGACATCTCACAGAGGAGCAGTTGCAGCCGCTGTTGGCCAAGCAAACACCACACTGCATACGCTTCAAGCTAACCTCACACGAGACGCCACTGCAAGATCTCATCTATGGCAGCGTGCAACACAATGTGAGTGAAACAGAAGGAGATCCTGTGATAATGAAAAGCGATCAGTTTCCCACATATCATTTGGCCAACGTGGTGGATGATCACCACATGGGCATAACACATGTGCTACGCGGCGTCGAGTGGCAAATCTCCACCACAAAGCATCTGCTGCTCTACAA CGCCTTTGGCTGGCAGCCACCGCAGTTTGGTCATCTGCCTTTACTGGTTAATGCTGATGGCACAAAGTTGAGCAAGCGTCAAGGTGACATTGGCATTGCGCAGTTTCGGGAACGCGGCTACTTTCCCACAGCGCTGATGAACTACATCAGCTCCGCAGGCGGCGGCTTTGAGCATCGTGCTCATGccaagctgcagctgctttcCTTGTCTGAACTGGCTAAGGAGTTTCGCTTGGAGCTCGTGAACTCGCATCCCAGTCGCCTCAATGCACAGCTGCTCAACGATTACAATCAGCTAGAGATCAAGCAACGTTTAACTACGCAACAATCACGCGAGCAGCTAGTTAAGCATGTCCAGCAGCTGGTTAAGCAGACATATTCTACGCA CTCCCATTTGGATCTCGCTGAGTCACATATTGTGGACGTGCTCAATTGGGCGGCGCAACGTTTGACTTTGATTCAGGACTTGACCAGCAGCAAGTTGAGCTTCCTCTGGGTCAAACCCAATCAATTTGAGCTCAAGGATTTAACTGCaaaacagctgcagcagctgatgCTGCAATTGCAAGACTTGAAGCAGTTTGAAAAGGATCAACTGAACGACACTTTAAAGAACTTTGCCAAATCCAAAGCTCTCAAATTCCCTGCGCTGATGAAAACGCTGCGTGGCGCTTTGAGTGGCCTGCAAGAAGGTCCTGGCGTAGCTGAAATGATGGAAATCCTTGGCAAAGCTGTGGTACTCGAGCGGCTTGAGGAGTGCATGAAAAAGGCGACGCAAGTGGAGTCGACACGAGTGCAACAACTCTGA
- the LOC117567892 gene encoding serine incorporator 1 isoform X1: protein MGAALGLCSAAQCALCCTGTAASMCCSACPTCKNSSSSRFMYAFMLLIGTVLGAIALSPGLQDTLKKLPFCVNSTSTYSAKALGGLSGGSLQVDCEFALGYMAVYRLCFGLACFFTLMALIMLGVKSSRDPRSHIQNEFWPLKFLICFGASIAAIFIPDGSFGPAMMWVGLIGGLAFILVQLVIIVDFAHSVAENWIENAENNRGYYYALAGVTLLGYIASLTGITLLYIYFTTSSGCGINKFFISINLIFCLIISVLSVLPAVQERLPHSGLLQSSLVTLYTVYLTWSAVANNPERACNPGMFGVIENVTTTLAPPTHKSKVTFDTTNIIGLVVWLLCILYNCFSSAVEVSKINHDSSEKRVLTEALSDTETGNVEGGGKKETDNETEGVSYNWTAFHTVLVCASLYVMMTLTNWYKPNSDIALFNTNEASMWVKIVSSWLGIFIYGWSLVAPIVLSNRDFS, encoded by the exons atggGCGCTGCATTGGGCCTTTGTTCGGCGGCACAG tgTGCCTTGTGCTGCACGGGAACGGCAGCAAGCATGTGCTGCTCCGCTTGCCCCACCTGCAAGAACTCTTCCTCTTCGCGCTTCATGTACGCCTTCATGCTGTTGATAGGCACTGTGCTGGGCGCCATTGCGCTGTCGCCTGGACTGCAGGACACTTTAAAGAAGCTTCCATTTTGCGTAAATTCCACATCAACGTATTCGGCGAAGGCACTTGGCGGACTCTCGGGAGGCTCACTGCAAGTTGACTGCGAGTTCGCCTTGGGTTACATGGCTGTGTATCGTTTATGCTTTGGTCTTGCTTGCTTCTTCACCTTGATGGCTTTGATAATGTTGGGCGTGAAGAGTTCACGTGATCCTCGATCTCATATACAAAACGAGTTTTGGCCTTTGAAATTCTTGATCTGCTTTGGTGCCTCGATTGCTGCGATCTTCATTCCGGATGGTTCTTTTGGGCCGGCCATGATGTGGGTGGGTCTCATCGGTGGATTGGCCTTCATCCTGGTGCAGCTGGTCATCATTGTGGACTTTGCGCACAGCGTTGCTGAGAACTGGATTG AGAATGCTGAGAACAATCGTGGCTACTATTATGCCTTGGCTGGCGTCACTTTGCTGGGTTACATCGCTTCCCTCACAGGCATCACACTGCTCTACATCTACTTTACCACA TCGAGTGGCTGTGGCATCAACAAGTTCTTCATCTCCATCAATTTGATCTTCTGCCTGATCATCAGCGTGCTCTCAGTGCTTCCAGCAGTGCAGGAGCGTCTTCCTCACTCGGGATTACTTCAAAGCTCTTTGGTTACTCTTTACACTGTCTACTTGACCTGGTCCGCTGTGGCCAACAATCCGG aGAGGGCTTGCAATCCTGGCATGTTTGGGGTGATTGAAAATGTGACCACAACTTTGGCGCCGCCTACACACAAATCCAAGGTTACTTTTGATACGACCAACATCATTGGCCTCGTTGTTTGGCTGCTTTGCATACTCTACAATTGCTTTAGCTCCGCCGTGGAAGTCTCGAAGATCAATCATGACAGCAGCGAAAAGCGTG TTTTAACAGAAGCTCTATCAGACACAGAGACGGGCAACGTCGAGGGCGGAGGCAAGAAGGAGACGGACAATGAAACCGAAGGCGTCTCCTACAACTGGACTGCATTCCACACTGTGCTCGTTTGTG CTTCTCTTTACGTGATGATGACGCTGACCAATTGGTACAAACCCAACTCGGACATTGCGCTGTTCAACACCAACGAGGCATCGATGTGGGTCAAGATCGTGTCCAGCTGGTTGGGCATCTTCATCTACGGTTGGAGTTTGGTTGCACCCATTGTGCTCTCCAATCGCGACTTTAGTTAA
- the LOC117567892 gene encoding serine incorporator 1 isoform X3, translating into MGAALGLCSAAQCALCCTGTAASMCCSACPTCKNSSSSRFMYAFMLLIGTVLGAIALSPGLQDTLKKLPFCVNSTSTYSAKALGGLSGGSLQVDCEFALGYMAVYRLCFGLACFFTLMALIMLGVKSSRDPRSHIQNEFWPLKFLICFGASIAAIFIPDGSFGPAMMWVGLIGGLAFILVQLVIIVDFAHSVAENWIENAENNRGYYYALAGVTLLGYIASLTGITLLYIYFTTSSGCGINKFFISINLIFCLIISVLSVLPAVQERLPHSGLLQSSLVTLYTVYLTWSAVANNPERACNPGMFGVIENVTTTLAPPTHKSKVTFDTTNIIGLVVWLLCILYNCFSSAVEVSKINHDSSEKRDTETGNVEGGGKKETDNETEGVSYNWTAFHTVLVCASLYVMMTLTNWYKPNSDIALFNTNEASMWVKIVSSWLGIFIYGWSLVAPIVLSNRDFS; encoded by the exons atggGCGCTGCATTGGGCCTTTGTTCGGCGGCACAG tgTGCCTTGTGCTGCACGGGAACGGCAGCAAGCATGTGCTGCTCCGCTTGCCCCACCTGCAAGAACTCTTCCTCTTCGCGCTTCATGTACGCCTTCATGCTGTTGATAGGCACTGTGCTGGGCGCCATTGCGCTGTCGCCTGGACTGCAGGACACTTTAAAGAAGCTTCCATTTTGCGTAAATTCCACATCAACGTATTCGGCGAAGGCACTTGGCGGACTCTCGGGAGGCTCACTGCAAGTTGACTGCGAGTTCGCCTTGGGTTACATGGCTGTGTATCGTTTATGCTTTGGTCTTGCTTGCTTCTTCACCTTGATGGCTTTGATAATGTTGGGCGTGAAGAGTTCACGTGATCCTCGATCTCATATACAAAACGAGTTTTGGCCTTTGAAATTCTTGATCTGCTTTGGTGCCTCGATTGCTGCGATCTTCATTCCGGATGGTTCTTTTGGGCCGGCCATGATGTGGGTGGGTCTCATCGGTGGATTGGCCTTCATCCTGGTGCAGCTGGTCATCATTGTGGACTTTGCGCACAGCGTTGCTGAGAACTGGATTG AGAATGCTGAGAACAATCGTGGCTACTATTATGCCTTGGCTGGCGTCACTTTGCTGGGTTACATCGCTTCCCTCACAGGCATCACACTGCTCTACATCTACTTTACCACA TCGAGTGGCTGTGGCATCAACAAGTTCTTCATCTCCATCAATTTGATCTTCTGCCTGATCATCAGCGTGCTCTCAGTGCTTCCAGCAGTGCAGGAGCGTCTTCCTCACTCGGGATTACTTCAAAGCTCTTTGGTTACTCTTTACACTGTCTACTTGACCTGGTCCGCTGTGGCCAACAATCCGG aGAGGGCTTGCAATCCTGGCATGTTTGGGGTGATTGAAAATGTGACCACAACTTTGGCGCCGCCTACACACAAATCCAAGGTTACTTTTGATACGACCAACATCATTGGCCTCGTTGTTTGGCTGCTTTGCATACTCTACAATTGCTTTAGCTCCGCCGTGGAAGTCTCGAAGATCAATCATGACAGCAGCGAAAAGCGTG ACACAGAGACGGGCAACGTCGAGGGCGGAGGCAAGAAGGAGACGGACAATGAAACCGAAGGCGTCTCCTACAACTGGACTGCATTCCACACTGTGCTCGTTTGTG CTTCTCTTTACGTGATGATGACGCTGACCAATTGGTACAAACCCAACTCGGACATTGCGCTGTTCAACACCAACGAGGCATCGATGTGGGTCAAGATCGTGTCCAGCTGGTTGGGCATCTTCATCTACGGTTGGAGTTTGGTTGCACCCATTGTGCTCTCCAATCGCGACTTTAGTTAA